The following proteins are encoded in a genomic region of Sneathiella marina:
- a CDS encoding DUF6460 domain-containing protein, producing MSKNVGSLILKLVIGSFFVGWCLTLFDITPLDLLKDLTGTIGQIYATALDTVRWAADYILLGAVIVVPIWAIVAGLNYVQKKSLRKSSQSKKPD from the coding sequence ATGTCAAAAAACGTGGGCTCACTTATATTGAAGCTGGTCATAGGCTCGTTTTTTGTCGGATGGTGTTTGACGCTTTTTGATATTACGCCACTCGATTTACTCAAAGATTTAACGGGGACCATTGGGCAAATCTACGCGACAGCCCTAGATACGGTGCGATGGGCCGCAGACTATATTTTACTTGGTGCAGTTATAGTGGTTCCTATTTGGGCGATCGTCGCAGGATTGAATTATGTCCAGAAGAAAAGTCTGCGTAAATCGTCACAATCTAAGAAGCCTGATTAG
- a CDS encoding DUF1217 domain-containing protein — protein MQVSGNNNPLLYYKLAYELKESQTKAFEAQPTVVRDLVTFSEDITSIRSVDDLMKNRVVLNMVLSAFQLESEIDKPAMVEKILTESPTNEESLVNRLAEPRWTKLAEALHPLNSDPDFFQKQDNVDAILTGYKTNEYEKYQGENADGVREAMYFKRLAGDVETVTQIIADKALMRVVRVGLGLPESFQGLSFDQQLERLERMVDVEDFKDPEKIDEMIDRFLIFTQVNNNDPTANPMLSLFQPIGNGEFVGPAPLQIDFSV, from the coding sequence ATGCAAGTATCAGGAAACAATAACCCGCTGCTATACTATAAGTTGGCGTATGAGCTAAAGGAATCTCAAACAAAGGCGTTTGAGGCTCAGCCGACAGTAGTGCGTGATCTGGTAACGTTCAGCGAAGATATTACCAGCATCAGATCTGTCGATGATCTGATGAAAAATCGGGTTGTCCTGAACATGGTCCTATCTGCATTCCAGCTGGAAAGCGAAATTGACAAGCCGGCCATGGTCGAAAAAATCCTGACTGAATCGCCAACAAACGAAGAAAGCCTCGTCAACAGACTGGCTGAACCTCGTTGGACAAAACTCGCCGAAGCTCTTCATCCGTTGAATAGCGATCCAGACTTTTTTCAAAAGCAGGATAACGTCGATGCCATTTTAACAGGGTACAAGACCAACGAGTATGAAAAATATCAGGGTGAAAATGCCGACGGCGTTCGAGAGGCGATGTATTTCAAACGGCTGGCGGGAGATGTTGAGACTGTCACCCAGATCATCGCTGATAAGGCGCTCATGAGAGTTGTCAGAGTTGGCCTTGGCCTGCCGGAGAGTTTTCAAGGCCTATCCTTCGACCAACAATTGGAACGTCTTGAACGCATGGTCGACGTTGAAGATTTTAAGGATCCAGAAAAAATTGACGAAATGATTGACCGATTTCTGATCTTCACGCAGGTCAATAATAACGATCCGACAGCTAACCCCATGCTGTCCCTTTTCCAACCTATTGGAAACGGTGAATTTGTCGGTCCAGCTCCGCTTCAAATCGACTTTTCCGTATAG
- a CDS encoding alkyl sulfatase dimerization domain-containing protein yields MKQLSLVGVFLGGVFLSACDEPAELSKPQTQSANERLVAHSNEFRPEVIKVADNMHVAVGYGLANSILIEGDDGIVIVDTMESVETAKKVKAEFDKITDKPVKGIIYTHNHADHILGSAIFAADDNPDVYSYETTPEHIDHILQVLRPIIYKRAMRQFGSLLPEGDVINAGIGPYLESGPASKVDLIRPTKTFSGDMTEIEVAGIKMELHFAPGETPDQLFVWLPDQKILLPGDNFYRSFPNLYAIRGTAYRDVMDWVKSLDKMRALKPEILVPSHTRPIHGEAEIFQTLTDYRDAIQFVHDQTIRAMNNGLTVDEIVEKVKLPQHLAEKPYLQEFYGRVDWSVRSIFNGYLGWFGGNATHLQKLPKHQQAEYMAELAGGTEKLREQAIAAAAAGRTQWALQLADNLLVIDAQDDIASDVRRQALLNLAEKEISANGRNYYLTQAAEQDGFRIIQPDPFNITAKMLADFPIAQFMQAMRVSLDSDKAAEVDTIIGFEFTDTGETFGIHVRKGIAEVTDGFPENPEASLKTESLVWKEILAKRRNPAVAFASGDVDINGSIIDMLGFLSLFTPPET; encoded by the coding sequence ATGAAGCAATTGAGTTTGGTGGGTGTATTTCTTGGAGGTGTTTTCCTGTCTGCATGTGATGAGCCAGCCGAGCTATCAAAACCGCAAACACAGAGTGCAAATGAACGGCTGGTTGCGCATAGCAATGAATTTCGACCTGAGGTTATCAAAGTAGCAGATAATATGCATGTGGCTGTGGGATATGGCTTGGCAAATTCCATTCTAATTGAAGGTGATGATGGCATTGTCATTGTCGATACCATGGAAAGCGTTGAAACAGCGAAAAAGGTTAAGGCTGAATTTGACAAGATTACGGATAAACCGGTGAAAGGCATCATTTATACTCATAATCACGCCGACCATATACTGGGATCCGCCATATTTGCCGCAGATGATAATCCGGACGTTTATAGTTATGAAACCACACCTGAACATATTGACCATATATTGCAAGTTCTGCGCCCCATAATTTACAAGCGGGCAATGCGTCAGTTTGGCTCATTGCTTCCAGAGGGGGACGTTATTAATGCCGGTATCGGACCGTATCTGGAATCTGGGCCGGCGAGTAAGGTAGACCTCATACGACCGACGAAAACATTCTCTGGTGATATGACAGAAATTGAAGTAGCCGGTATAAAAATGGAGTTGCATTTTGCCCCTGGGGAAACACCGGACCAGCTATTCGTCTGGCTTCCAGATCAAAAAATTCTTTTACCCGGTGATAATTTTTACCGGAGTTTCCCTAACCTTTATGCCATCCGCGGTACCGCCTATAGAGATGTAATGGATTGGGTTAAGAGCCTGGACAAGATGAGGGCATTGAAGCCGGAAATTCTGGTGCCAAGCCATACTCGGCCGATCCATGGCGAAGCGGAAATATTCCAAACACTTACTGATTACCGGGATGCCATCCAGTTTGTCCATGATCAAACTATCCGGGCCATGAATAACGGCCTCACTGTTGATGAGATTGTAGAAAAGGTAAAGCTGCCACAACATCTCGCTGAAAAACCATATTTGCAGGAATTCTATGGGCGCGTTGACTGGTCGGTGAGGTCAATCTTCAATGGATATTTGGGCTGGTTCGGTGGCAACGCAACCCATTTACAAAAATTACCGAAACACCAGCAAGCAGAGTATATGGCCGAGCTGGCAGGTGGCACGGAAAAATTGAGGGAGCAGGCTATTGCAGCTGCGGCAGCGGGGCGTACACAATGGGCGTTGCAGCTTGCGGATAATTTGCTGGTGATTGATGCGCAAGACGATATCGCTTCCGACGTAAGACGGCAGGCCCTTTTAAACCTTGCAGAGAAGGAAATCAGTGCCAACGGCCGTAACTACTATTTGACGCAAGCGGCGGAACAAGACGGTTTTAGGATCATCCAGCCCGACCCGTTCAATATTACCGCAAAAATGCTGGCAGACTTCCCCATTGCCCAATTTATGCAGGCAATGCGCGTTAGCTTGGATTCTGATAAAGCAGCTGAAGTAGATACGATAATTGGTTTCGAATTTACCGATACCGGTGAGACGTTTGGCATCCATGTGCGAAAGGGTATCGCTGAAGTGACCGACGGATTTCCGGAGAATCCGGAAGCATCTCTCAAGACTGAATCTTTGGTGTGGAAGGAAATTTTAGCGAAGCGACGTAACCCGGCAGTTGCATTTGCATCTGGTGACGTTGATATCAATGGAAGCATTATTGATATGCTGGGCTTTTTATCATTGTTCACGCCTCCAGAAACTTAA
- a CDS encoding flagellin, whose protein sequence is MASINTNANAMSGLRMLNMTQNDLSKTQTMLETGLRVSSAKDAPATFVIAQGMRSDIGALGAISEGIAFGEATIGVAMAGATSILEQLTELETLATQAQNGGLDDTILSTQAVAVLAQITAIAGGSEFNGVNLIDNAGTDVLTVPTDLAGGSLTYTATNLDATTLALTTDFTSAANITTALTNIAAAQVTVGAALTNIGTTASRLESQGEFTQLLTDSMKEGLGALVDADMAAVAAELTALQTKEQLNVQSLSIANQAPQTILSLFR, encoded by the coding sequence ATGGCTTCAATTAATACTAACGCCAATGCTATGTCAGGTCTGCGCATGCTTAACATGACGCAGAACGATCTTTCCAAAACTCAAACAATGCTTGAAACTGGTCTTCGCGTCAGCAGTGCAAAAGATGCGCCTGCTACTTTCGTGATTGCTCAGGGTATGCGTTCCGATATTGGTGCTTTGGGTGCCATTAGTGAAGGTATCGCCTTCGGTGAAGCTACCATCGGTGTTGCAATGGCTGGTGCCACATCTATTCTTGAACAGTTGACAGAACTGGAAACTCTTGCCACCCAAGCACAAAATGGTGGTCTCGATGACACAATTCTATCTACTCAGGCAGTAGCTGTTCTGGCGCAGATTACAGCGATTGCTGGCGGTTCTGAGTTTAACGGTGTGAACCTGATCGATAACGCCGGTACAGATGTACTGACCGTTCCGACAGATTTGGCCGGTGGTTCGCTGACATATACAGCAACAAATCTGGATGCCACCACTCTTGCTCTGACGACTGATTTTACCTCAGCTGCAAACATCACCACAGCGTTGACAAATATTGCTGCCGCACAGGTTACTGTTGGTGCTGCATTAACAAATATTGGTACAACTGCCAGTCGCTTGGAAAGCCAGGGTGAATTTACTCAGCTTCTGACTGACTCAATGAAAGAAGGTCTGGGTGCTTTGGTTGATGCGGATATGGCAGCCGTTGCTGCTGAATTGACAGCATTGCAGACGAAAGAACAGCTGAACGTACAATCACTGAGTATTGCCAACCAGGCTCCTCAGACGATTTTGTCACTGTTCCGTTAA
- a CDS encoding acyl-CoA carboxylase subunit beta: protein MSWEKEAQDITQMRNAAQEQGGAEAVATQHAKGRLTIRERIDGVLDADSFQEHGRIAGASERDDAGNLTSFSPANYITGLGTIDGRRVAVGGEDFTLKGGSPNAAGLRKSVYAEELASQYRVPLVRMLEGGGGSVSKGKGSSGPVGSPVFEKPRFHSIAKVMGEVPVVSAALGPVAGFPAARFAASHFSVMTRETAQILIAGPALVARALDISMTKEELGGAQIHSRNAVAANIAKTETDAFNQMQTFLSYLPNNVWELSKRRPTTDPVDRKAEELLSIVPKNRRLPFDMRKLIKLVIDDGSYFEMGKAYGPSLLTAFARLNGRSVGVIGNDCRFYAGAMGANAAQKVRRFIELCDTFHIPIVNFTDEPGFMIGPDSEKDGTIKYGTSAVAAAVMSVVPWATVIIKKTFGVAAAAHFSDEGYVLAWPSAEMGALPVEGGVAVAFRRQIEAAEKPDELRAELEDQLAAQQSPFPRAESFNIHDIIDPRETRPALCQWIEWIEPKLESLKGPVTFGFRP from the coding sequence ATGAGCTGGGAAAAAGAAGCCCAAGATATCACGCAAATGCGTAACGCGGCACAAGAACAAGGAGGCGCTGAGGCTGTTGCCACTCAGCATGCCAAGGGTCGCCTGACAATTCGCGAACGTATTGACGGCGTCCTGGATGCGGATAGCTTTCAGGAACATGGCCGGATCGCCGGCGCCTCGGAACGAGATGATGCTGGAAACCTGACCTCTTTTTCTCCGGCAAATTACATCACAGGACTTGGAACCATTGATGGTCGCAGAGTTGCTGTTGGGGGTGAAGACTTTACCCTCAAAGGAGGCTCACCCAATGCAGCAGGCCTTCGGAAAAGCGTGTATGCAGAGGAGCTTGCGTCGCAATATAGGGTCCCGTTGGTTCGCATGCTTGAAGGCGGTGGCGGCAGTGTCTCCAAAGGCAAGGGAAGTAGCGGACCTGTTGGTAGCCCGGTATTTGAAAAGCCAAGATTTCATTCCATCGCTAAAGTTATGGGAGAAGTCCCCGTAGTTTCAGCCGCCTTGGGGCCAGTGGCAGGTTTTCCGGCGGCTCGCTTCGCGGCATCCCATTTTTCTGTGATGACACGGGAGACAGCGCAAATACTTATCGCGGGTCCGGCCCTTGTTGCACGGGCGCTTGATATTAGCATGACGAAAGAGGAGCTGGGCGGCGCGCAGATACACAGCCGCAACGCGGTAGCCGCCAACATTGCTAAAACCGAGACAGATGCCTTCAATCAAATGCAGACTTTCCTGAGCTATCTTCCAAACAATGTGTGGGAGCTTTCAAAACGCCGGCCCACAACAGATCCTGTCGATCGAAAGGCCGAAGAATTGCTGTCAATCGTTCCCAAAAATCGACGCCTACCCTTCGACATGCGTAAGTTGATCAAATTGGTGATTGATGACGGAAGCTATTTTGAAATGGGGAAAGCTTACGGTCCCAGCCTCCTAACCGCATTTGCCCGACTTAACGGACGGTCTGTTGGTGTGATTGGAAATGATTGCCGCTTTTATGCTGGCGCCATGGGCGCAAACGCGGCTCAGAAGGTTCGGCGCTTCATTGAACTGTGTGATACCTTTCATATTCCAATTGTTAATTTTACTGACGAGCCTGGTTTCATGATCGGGCCGGATTCGGAAAAAGATGGCACCATAAAATATGGCACATCGGCAGTTGCAGCAGCTGTCATGTCGGTTGTGCCCTGGGCAACCGTTATCATAAAAAAAACGTTCGGTGTTGCCGCCGCAGCGCATTTCAGTGATGAAGGATATGTTCTTGCATGGCCCAGTGCAGAAATGGGCGCACTTCCGGTGGAAGGCGGCGTTGCTGTTGCTTTTCGTCGGCAAATTGAGGCAGCGGAAAAGCCGGATGAGCTTCGCGCTGAGCTTGAAGACCAACTCGCTGCGCAACAGTCTCCTTTCCCGCGAGCCGAGAGCTTTAATATTCATGACATCATTGATCCACGTGAGACAAGGCCGGCACTCTGCCAATGGATTGAGTGGATAGAGCCTAAACTGGAAAGCTTGAAAGGCCCTGTTACATTTGGTTTTCGACCTTGA
- a CDS encoding flagellin: MGLSINTNPSAMAALRTLSLTQNALSNTQRQIETGLKVAEPKDNPASFTIGQAMRGDIASLEAIEEGLTFGQATVSTGNAGVLQISNALIDINQKITQAFNDGLDVTILQAEVDAQLAQITSVVNETVFNGVNLIDGTSPDLDVLTGLGGVTQTIANQDLRLATLGIATLDLTNPAAALTALGAAELAVGNAMTALGTAANSLDSQAEFTQLLTDKLKEGLGILVDADLAEASAQLQSLQTKEQLGIQSLSIANARPQSILQLFQ, encoded by the coding sequence ATGGGTCTTTCTATTAACACTAATCCTTCAGCCATGGCGGCTTTGCGGACATTGTCTTTGACGCAGAACGCGCTTTCAAACACTCAACGGCAAATCGAAACCGGTTTGAAGGTTGCCGAGCCAAAAGACAATCCAGCGTCCTTTACGATTGGTCAGGCAATGCGGGGCGATATCGCAAGCCTTGAAGCAATTGAAGAAGGCCTTACCTTTGGCCAAGCCACTGTTAGCACAGGTAATGCAGGTGTTTTGCAAATTTCCAATGCTCTCATTGATATCAATCAAAAAATTACTCAAGCCTTTAATGACGGATTGGATGTGACAATCCTCCAGGCCGAAGTTGACGCACAACTCGCGCAAATTACGTCTGTTGTGAATGAGACTGTCTTTAATGGTGTGAACCTTATTGATGGCACGAGCCCGGATCTGGATGTTCTAACCGGACTTGGTGGCGTTACTCAAACCATTGCCAATCAGGACCTCCGTCTTGCGACGCTGGGAATTGCAACGCTCGACCTCACAAACCCGGCTGCAGCTCTTACTGCTTTGGGAGCCGCGGAATTAGCCGTCGGTAACGCAATGACAGCCCTTGGTACAGCTGCAAACAGCTTGGACAGTCAGGCTGAATTCACCCAGTTGCTTACTGATAAGCTGAAAGAAGGTCTCGGCATTCTCGTTGATGCGGATCTTGCCGAAGCTAGTGCACAGCTTCAGTCACTGCAAACAAAAGAACAGCTGGGCATCCAATCACTGTCCATTGCCAATGCACGGCCACAGTCAATTCTACAGTTATTCCAGTAA
- the flaF gene encoding flagellar biosynthesis regulator FlaF → MSVAAYQKANQNTEDPKQTEYRAFALFTRAMEEVGEEDHVERVKAVANNRQLWLTLQRDLTSEENGLPLALKGQLLSIALWVGRYSSQAMRGEAELAPLITVNKQIMEGLKPATSAQPPKAEATQ, encoded by the coding sequence ATGTCTGTAGCTGCTTATCAAAAGGCGAACCAGAATACGGAAGATCCGAAACAGACCGAGTACCGGGCTTTCGCACTATTCACACGAGCTATGGAAGAAGTTGGGGAAGAAGATCACGTTGAGCGAGTCAAGGCTGTTGCCAATAATAGGCAGCTCTGGCTTACATTACAAAGAGATCTTACGTCGGAAGAGAATGGCCTTCCCCTTGCCTTAAAAGGACAACTTCTTTCAATTGCTTTGTGGGTTGGCCGGTATAGCAGCCAAGCCATGCGAGGGGAAGCGGAGCTCGCACCGCTTATCACCGTCAATAAGCAGATAATGGAAGGCTTAAAACCCGCAACTTCCGCCCAGCCCCCTAAAGCTGAAGCTACGCAATAG
- a CDS encoding TraR/DksA family transcriptional regulator, producing MGKKKWRHILLSRREELQSIMQASVEDSRPVELDQSRVGRLSRMDALQGQAMAQETERRRQNEISRIDAALVRVESGDYGYCTSCDEEISEKRLELDPSTPLCIDCATVK from the coding sequence ATGGGAAAGAAAAAATGGAGGCATATTCTCCTCTCCCGCCGGGAAGAACTCCAATCAATCATGCAGGCGAGCGTAGAGGACAGCAGGCCAGTGGAGCTGGATCAATCGCGCGTCGGTCGGCTATCACGCATGGATGCTTTACAGGGTCAGGCCATGGCACAAGAAACGGAACGTCGTCGCCAGAATGAAATATCCAGAATTGACGCTGCGCTTGTTCGGGTGGAAAGCGGTGACTATGGGTATTGCACAAGTTGCGACGAAGAGATTTCAGAAAAGAGGTTGGAATTGGATCCAAGTACCCCTTTATGTATCGACTGTGCCACCGTTAAGTGA
- a CDS encoding YbhB/YbcL family Raf kinase inhibitor-like protein, with protein MTAILKVTIDGWENGRKIPGKFAFGIPASEGHVALSDNKNPSVSWSGAPSSTKSFVLICHDSDVPSSGEDVNQEDRLIPADLPRVDFFHWVLVDIPATQFNIAEGEDSDGITPKGKAPGSMPYGIRGINNYTDWFAGDPDMSGNYGGYDGPCPPWNDSIVHHYHITVYALDVETLGLSGVFGGPDALTAMEGHILAKGSRVGTYSLNPDIPA; from the coding sequence ATGACGGCAATCTTGAAAGTCACAATAGACGGGTGGGAGAACGGACGAAAAATTCCGGGGAAATTTGCCTTCGGCATTCCGGCTTCTGAAGGGCATGTTGCTTTGAGTGACAATAAGAACCCGTCCGTCAGCTGGAGCGGCGCGCCCTCTTCAACAAAATCTTTTGTTCTCATTTGTCATGATTCTGACGTCCCCTCTTCTGGGGAAGATGTCAATCAGGAGGATCGCCTCATTCCTGCAGACTTGCCACGTGTCGACTTCTTCCACTGGGTCCTTGTTGATATTCCAGCCACCCAATTTAATATCGCCGAAGGTGAAGATTCCGATGGTATTACCCCAAAAGGAAAAGCACCGGGATCAATGCCTTATGGGATCCGCGGCATCAACAATTATACAGACTGGTTTGCCGGAGATCCGGACATGAGCGGTAACTATGGTGGATATGACGGGCCCTGTCCGCCCTGGAATGACAGCATCGTCCACCATTATCACATAACTGTTTACGCGCTGGACGTTGAAACTCTTGGGTTATCTGGTGTTTTTGGCGGACCGGACGCCCTAACAGCTATGGAAGGACATATTCTGGCCAAAGGATCACGGGTAGGTACCTATAGCCTAAATCCGGATATTCCTGCCTGA
- a CDS encoding flagellar biosynthesis repressor FlbT: MSLKFRIPAGEKIIVNGAVLTNTGNKAMHFSLENDAAVMRERDILLPNDVETPLQNVYMFVQLMYIEPDNHASHYKSFQDAAQVAFLSTTDVADRGLIFEIVGLVGEKNYYSALKLLRKRMNTDQTET, from the coding sequence ATGTCGTTGAAGTTTCGCATTCCAGCCGGCGAGAAGATTATCGTCAATGGCGCCGTTTTAACAAACACCGGCAACAAAGCCATGCATTTTTCACTCGAAAATGATGCTGCAGTAATGCGCGAACGGGATATTCTGTTGCCCAACGACGTAGAAACCCCGTTGCAAAATGTCTATATGTTTGTTCAGCTGATGTATATTGAGCCGGATAATCATGCCAGCCATTACAAAAGCTTTCAAGACGCTGCCCAAGTCGCGTTCCTTTCGACGACTGATGTCGCAGATCGCGGATTAATTTTTGAAATTGTCGGCTTAGTGGGCGAAAAGAACTATTACTCTGCCCTTAAATTATTGCGCAAACGAATGAATACGGATCAAACTGAAACCTGA
- a CDS encoding DUF427 domain-containing protein, whose translation MTAVTTIVAEDQQTTVQKYSISVTEAGDRIRGFKGAICLVDTTEALIVHETHHVPVYYIPRKDVTMGHFIRTDFRTFCPFKGNASHWALELDGERVDPAAWSYEQPLFEGELVQNHIAFYGNAIDRWIVGEVEEQFLSPNLMLSDPKNLVDWLIRGAWSAMDHMELTQQLGRRLVKTGIPVSRLNVALRQLHPLVAGRAYIWNREDDSIVEREFEHVSLGNEAYLKSPMRLVSQGLGGIRERLNTGKEEFEFPIMKELKDQGATDYVALPLPFSDGFIHNLTLTSDHPAGFSTSDLGQIFEALPLISRMYEVHKVKADSRTLLETYLGKSAGHQVLNGSVKRGDGETIKAAILYCDLSDSTALTEKLDQMEYLDLLNRFFDASAASVHDNGGDVLKFIGDAILAIFPTASENTEEIRKACTAAVQAAQDTLGALSGQETSIPLRCTIGLHFGEVMYGNVGSMERLDFTVIGSAANQAARIGETCKEVGQSVLMSHEVAGFVPTLTQRVGDFTLKGIKDSMELYSLESA comes from the coding sequence ATGACCGCCGTTACCACAATCGTTGCGGAAGACCAACAGACAACAGTTCAGAAGTATAGCATCTCAGTCACCGAGGCTGGGGATCGTATTCGCGGTTTCAAGGGCGCGATATGCCTTGTCGATACGACCGAAGCGCTCATTGTGCATGAAACGCATCATGTGCCGGTTTACTATATTCCCCGCAAAGATGTCACGATGGGACATTTCATTCGCACCGATTTTCGCACGTTTTGCCCCTTTAAAGGCAACGCTTCCCACTGGGCTCTGGAATTAGATGGGGAACGTGTTGATCCAGCTGCTTGGTCTTACGAGCAGCCACTGTTTGAAGGTGAGCTGGTCCAGAATCACATTGCCTTTTATGGGAACGCGATTGATCGCTGGATCGTTGGCGAGGTTGAAGAGCAATTTCTCTCCCCAAACCTTATGCTTTCCGATCCTAAAAACCTTGTGGATTGGCTCATTCGAGGAGCCTGGAGCGCCATGGATCATATGGAGCTTACACAACAACTTGGCCGCCGACTTGTAAAGACAGGTATTCCCGTAAGCCGACTTAACGTTGCCCTTCGCCAATTACATCCCTTAGTGGCGGGTCGTGCGTATATTTGGAACAGAGAAGATGATTCCATTGTTGAACGAGAATTCGAACATGTTAGTTTAGGCAATGAAGCTTATCTCAAAAGCCCAATGAGGCTTGTATCTCAGGGGTTAGGCGGCATTCGAGAAAGATTGAATACAGGAAAAGAAGAGTTTGAATTTCCGATTATGAAGGAATTGAAGGATCAAGGAGCCACGGATTATGTTGCACTCCCTCTTCCTTTTTCTGATGGTTTTATTCACAATCTAACATTGACGTCAGACCACCCGGCTGGATTTTCAACATCAGATTTAGGACAGATATTTGAAGCCCTTCCCCTCATCAGCCGGATGTATGAAGTGCACAAGGTTAAAGCAGATTCTCGCACACTGCTGGAAACATATCTGGGGAAATCCGCCGGACATCAGGTCTTAAATGGGTCGGTAAAAAGAGGTGATGGTGAAACCATAAAAGCTGCCATTCTTTATTGTGATTTAAGTGATTCAACGGCACTCACCGAAAAACTGGATCAAATGGAATATCTTGATCTGCTCAATCGATTTTTCGATGCGTCAGCGGCGTCAGTCCATGATAATGGAGGGGATGTCCTGAAATTTATTGGCGATGCTATCTTGGCTATTTTCCCGACGGCTTCAGAAAATACTGAAGAGATCAGAAAAGCTTGTACGGCCGCAGTTCAAGCGGCCCAGGATACTTTAGGCGCGCTATCGGGTCAGGAAACATCAATCCCTCTTCGGTGCACCATTGGTTTGCATTTTGGCGAGGTCATGTATGGCAATGTCGGCAGCATGGAACGTCTGGATTTTACAGTTATTGGATCAGCCGCCAACCAAGCGGCACGGATAGGGGAAACGTGCAAAGAGGTTGGTCAATCCGTTCTCATGTCTCATGAGGTTGCTGGTTTCGTTCCGACCCTCACACAGCGGGTCGGCGATTTTACCTTGAAGGGTATAAAAGACAGTATGGAGCTTTATTCCCTTGAATCTGCATAA
- a CDS encoding TetR/AcrR family transcriptional regulator: MTSKSSNKGKIIQAAKELFNLHGAANVGTNKIAAHLGISPGNLYYHFKNKEEIIRSIFPEINQATTQALAAADEQETFEDILINGLQNWMTVVWDYRFFYGNLVQILRNDPLLQEQYLLRREATLAFLKHTILTAGSKLPANDPPLDESTAEYLATNIWIIALNWIRYLQIGKSDKDITKNEIEQGAQQIYMVLSPYLDAETKQRITGKLPLR, translated from the coding sequence ATGACCAGTAAATCCAGCAATAAAGGGAAAATCATTCAGGCAGCAAAGGAATTATTCAATCTTCACGGCGCAGCAAATGTAGGAACGAATAAAATCGCGGCGCATTTGGGAATCAGTCCTGGAAACCTTTACTATCACTTCAAAAACAAAGAGGAGATCATCAGATCTATCTTCCCTGAAATAAATCAGGCCACGACGCAGGCATTAGCGGCAGCTGATGAGCAGGAAACATTTGAAGACATCCTTATCAACGGATTGCAGAACTGGATGACGGTGGTCTGGGACTATCGTTTCTTTTACGGCAATTTGGTTCAGATACTCCGAAACGATCCCCTGCTGCAGGAACAATATTTATTACGCCGGGAAGCAACATTAGCATTTTTAAAACATACGATCTTGACTGCGGGTTCAAAACTCCCTGCAAATGATCCACCGCTGGACGAGTCCACCGCAGAGTATTTAGCAACAAACATTTGGATCATCGCCCTGAATTGGATTCGGTATTTACAAATTGGTAAATCCGACAAGGACATCACCAAAAATGAGATAGAACAGGGTGCACAGCAGATATATATGGTTCTTAGTCCTTATCTGGACGCAGAGACAAAACAAAGAATTACGGGAAAGCTTCCTTTACGATAA